A region from the Lolium perenne isolate Kyuss_39 chromosome 4, Kyuss_2.0, whole genome shotgun sequence genome encodes:
- the LOC139839270 gene encoding uncharacterized protein: MEVMQGHTMLVEVMQRHPILDYAKENNCPKCKASRWKDADGRRQIPEKVLRSKSKEVQWHKLKRQDVKNELSHPADGDAWKDFDNIHKDFAADARNIRLGLAADGFNPYGNMSNSYSMWPVFVVPYNLPPWACMDQSNFMLRMLIPGPSSPGKDFDVFMEPLMEELQELWKGVKSYDANSPDKFDLRAAILWCIHDYPALHTLSGRATTGYQACVRCDKENCSKKLRNKICFIGHRRWLPRYHPWRNSKEFNGASESREKPAEFTPEELKEHLDRVRDVIPGKLQKKRKREDGQCWSRRSCLWDLPYWEDLKLRHNLDVMHIEKNICDNLIGSFMNIQGKTKDTVNSRLDLEDMGIRRDLHLQLVSADSFEMQQAWYIMSKQEKIAFCEFIKAVRFPDGYASNISKCVPADKCKLQGLKTHDCHILLQRILPAGLRGTIYEDIYEVAAELGNFFRELCCKTLKRDVLDRLEKEIIGKMRNDVCPDIYALACKPDFRVRLYSACVVDNVRYHTVHRKKNIKTQNSGIVSKGDHDGNIIDFFGQLKSIIRLQYNSSGGVHRSVVLFRCVWFDLGGRKPEFDDDGHFKSVNTEKFWYKNDPFILTSQATKVFYVPDTSLKGKWQVVQKFHHSHLWSVKENEQGPGVAGLSYQEEDSSQVPVQEKEGTARSRTRSDQEHVLLEKVIVDKLKKQSKEVVPEEIEEVDQTMYKYSSDDDDDGGNRTRNRLVFEEDA; the protein is encoded by the exons atggaggtgatgcaGGGGCACACCATGTTGGTGGAGGTGATGCAGAGGCACCCTATTTTG GATTATGCCAAGGAGAATAATTGCCCCAAGTGCAAAGCCTCCAGATGGAAAGATGCTGATGGTAGGAGACAGATCCCAGAGAAGGTGCTGAG GAGCAAATCAAAGGAAGTACAGTGGCACAAATTGAAGCGTCAAGACGTGAAGAATGAACTCAGTCATCCAGCAGACGGGGATGCATGGAAGGATTTTGATAATATTCATAAAGACTTTGCCGCTGATGCCAGGAACATAAGGCTTGGACTTGCCGCGGATGGTTTTAATCCCTACGGGAATATGAGCAACTCCTACAGCATGTGGCCTGTATTCGTGGTGCCATACAACCTTCCACCGTGGGCATGTATGGATCAGTCCAACTTCATGCTGAGAATGCTAATCCCTGGTCCATCCTCTCCAGGAAAAGATTTTGATGTCTTCATGGAGCCTTTGATGGAAGAGCTGCAGGAGCTCTGGAAAGGTGTAAAATCATATGATGCCAATAGTCCAGACAAGTTTGATCTCCGTGCTGCAATCTTATGGTGCATTCATGATTATCCGGCACTGCACACATTGTCAGGGAGGGCCACAACTGGTTACCAGGCATGTGTGCGTTGTGACAAAGAGAATTGCTCCAAGAAATTAAGGAACAAAATATGCTTTATTGGGCACCGCCGTTGGCTACCTCGGTACCATCCTTGGAGAAATAGCAAAGAATTCAATGGTGCTTCTGAAAGCCGTGAGAAGCCAGCGGAATTCACTCCAGAAGAGCTGAAGGAACATCTTGATAGGGTTAGAGATGTGATACCAGGCAAGCTTCAGAAGAAAAGGAAACGTGAGGACGGTCAGTGTTGGAGCCGTAGGTCATGTTTGTGGGATTTGCCATACTGGGAAGATCTAAAGCTGCGGCATAATCTCGATGTAATGCACATCGAGAAAAACATCTGTGacaatctgattggttctttcatgAACATACAAGGCAAGACAAAGGACACTGTGAATTCAAGGCTTGATTTGGAAGACATGGGCATAAGACGTGACTTGCATTTGCAGCTTGTTTCAGCTGACTCTTTTGAGATGCAACAGGCGTGGTATATAATGAGTAAACAAGAAAAAATTGCATTTTGTGAATTCATAAAAGCTGTGAGGTTTCCAGATGGGTACGCGTCTAACATATCCAAGTGTGTGCCTGCTGATAAGTGCAAGCTTCAAGGGCTGAAGACCCATGACTGTCATATATTGCTTCAAAGGATCTTACCGGCTGGCCTGCGAGGAACAATCTATGAAGACATATATGAAGTGGCTGCTGAGCTTGGAAATTTCTTCAGAGAGCTGTGTTGCAAAACACTGAAGAGAGACGTTCTGGACAGACTTGAAAAGGAAATC ATTGGAAAAATGCGAAATGATGTCTGTCCCGATATCTATGCTTTggcgtgcaaaccagattttagagtgAGACTATATTCGGCATGTGTTGTTGACAATGTTCGGTACCATACCGTTCACCGCAAGAAGAACATAAAGACACAAAATAGTGGAATCGTTTCTAAGGGAGATCATGATGGCAACATCATTGACTTCTTTGGTCAGCTCAAATCCATCATCAGATTGCAATACAACTCCAGCGGTGGCGTCCATCGGTCAGTTGTCCTCTTCCGGTGTGTCTGGTTTGACCTTGGTGGTAGGAAACCCGAATTCGACGATGATGGACACTTTAAAAGTGTTAACAcagaaaagttttggtacaagaaTGATCCTTTCATTCTGACATCACAAGCAACCAAGGTCTTTTATGTGCCAGACACTTCCTTGAAAGGAAAATGGCAAGTGGTGCAGAAATTTCACCATAGCCATCTATGGAGTGTAAAAGAAAATGAACAGGGACCCGGTGTTGCTGGACTGTCATATCAAGAAGAAGATTCCAGTCAAGTTCCTGTGCAAGAAAAAGAAGGCACTGCACGGAGTAGGACGAGAAGTGACCAGGAACATGTGCTACTTGAAAAAGTCATTGTGGACAAACTGAAGAAACAGAGCAAGGAGGTTGTTCCTGAAGAAATCGAGGAGGTTGATCAGACAATGTACAAGTATtcaagtgatgatgatgatgatggaggaaaTAGGACTAGGAATCGTCTAGTTTTTGAAGAAGATGCATAG